From one Verrucomicrobiota bacterium genomic stretch:
- the ruvC gene encoding crossover junction endodeoxyribonuclease RuvC, with product MGVFHRDLPHRSRVSALQRVSLWQYRRMGITPQQFEQMRSRVGGWRRGVAPVLESSFRPTAAANSVILGIDPSLRGTGYGVIRLSKPHPQTLAHGTIACPVNWEHSRCLVKIAETLREVLRQHRPGVCVVEGLFYAQNLQTALIMGEARGAVMVVAAEAGLEIYEIAPRKVKQAIVGYGAAQKLAVAKMVQRLLHLSTPPAPDAADALALALAHAQQNGRYTFSAPKKI from the coding sequence ATGGGAGTGTTTCATCGTGATTTGCCTCACCGCTCCCGCGTTTCTGCTTTGCAACGCGTTTCGCTTTGGCAATATCGCCGCATGGGCATCACCCCGCAGCAATTTGAGCAGATGAGAAGCCGCGTCGGCGGTTGGCGGCGCGGCGTGGCGCCGGTTTTGGAATCCAGTTTTCGCCCGACCGCCGCCGCCAACTCCGTCATTCTCGGCATCGACCCTTCGTTACGCGGCACCGGCTACGGCGTGATTCGTCTCTCCAAACCGCATCCCCAAACGCTGGCGCACGGGACCATCGCCTGCCCCGTAAATTGGGAACATTCCCGTTGCCTGGTGAAGATCGCCGAAACATTGCGCGAAGTGCTTCGTCAACATCGCCCCGGCGTGTGCGTGGTGGAGGGACTCTTCTACGCGCAAAACCTGCAAACCGCCCTGATCATGGGCGAGGCGCGCGGCGCCGTGATGGTAGTGGCGGCGGAAGCGGGCCTGGAGATTTACGAAATCGCGCCGCGCAAAGTGAAACAGGCCATCGTCGGTTACGGCGCTGCGCAAAAACTCGCCGTTGCTAAAATGGTGCAGCGCTTGTTGCACCTCTCCACGCCGCCCGCGCCCGACGCCGCCGATGCCCTCGCCCTCGCGCTGGCGCATGCGCAGCAAAACGGGCGCTACACTTTCTCGGCGCCGAAGAAGATTTAA